The Trypanosoma brucei gambiense DAL972 chromosome 10, complete sequence genome has a segment encoding these proteins:
- a CDS encoding folylpolyglutamate-dihydrofolate synthetase,putative translates to MTAWHRLPAAARALFGAKGGCTGSQRSYDDVLRVMYELTLRVVNPTYRNRTLANTSGKSAELVGLLIERLNMRRCLDTLRFVHVAGTKGKGTTASYTAALLEAYGLKVGLFTSPHVKDVRERIMVNNEVLPMDTFVHYFFQVVDCFVELAGADKEVTWDLPAPCSFFCLMFLVSLVAFAGESVDVAVVEVGIGGSRDPTNIIIPEASVITALGIDHTEILGDTVEEIALQKAGIMKPGVVCYAAPQGDHPSTRRVLKDYAEGVDSPLVFADDVAVPTDGWPCLSIGGEHAVENSRLALLVARSVMGIPLTQPLDDVERHVLQRTTVMGRSQVLPVGDGSKGTFYLDGAHTYESLRCATRWFVKESTKRTCDSKPRRVLLMYSSRQPERIVEAFRPFVDSFSKAVFVCALDPKGMREIWKNNSDAYTQDKATGLIRCWKTLCGAVPCFSRAAPFVSLEEVVEVVSAASSDDEDTSKPVQVFVTGSFFLVSDIVNLYDSQGS, encoded by the coding sequence ATGACTGCGTGGCACCGCCTCCCCGCCGCAGCGAGAGCTTTATTCGGTGCGAAGGGAGGTTGTACGGGTTCCCAGCGCTCATATGACGATGTGCTGCGTGTTATGTATGAGTTAACGTTGAGAGTTGTGAACCCAACGTACAGAAATCGCACGCTTGCTAACACCTCGGGTAAGAGCGCTGAGCTGGTCGGGTTGCTCATTGAGCGTCTCAATATGCGGCGCTGCCTTGACACGCTCCGTTTCGTTCATGTGGCGGggacgaaaggaaaaggcacCACGGCGTCCTATACGGCAGCGCTCCTAGAGGCCTATGGGCTTAAGGTTGGCCTCTTTACATCACCCCATGTTAAGGATGTTCGAGAGCGCATTATGGTTAACAATGAAGTTCTCCCAATGGACACATTTGTACACTATTTTTTCCAAGTTGTAGATTGTTTCGTGGAGCTTGCTGGTGCGGACAAGGAGGTGACTTGGGACCTCCCGGCACCATGCAGTTTCTTCTGCCTGATGTTTTTGGTTTCGTTGGTTGCTTTCGCAGGCGAGAGTGTTGACGTAGCTGTGGTGGAAGTTGGTATCGGGGGCAGCCGCGACCCAACAAACATCATCATTCCTGAGGCAAGCGTGATAACAGCTCTTGGTATCGACCATACGGAAATATTAGGCGATACGGTGGAGGAAATTGCACTGCAAAAAGCCGGCATCATGAAACCTGGTGTCGTTTGTTATGCCGCTCCTCAAGGCGATCACCCATCCACCCGTCGGGTGCTTAAAGATTATGCCGAGGGGGTAGACTCGCCATTGGTATTCGCGGATGACGTTGCGGTGCCGACGGATGGGTGGCCCTGCCTATCAATTGGAGGGGAGCACGCTGTGGAGAATTCACGGTTAGCCTTGTTGGTGGCGCGCAGTGTGATGGGAATCCCACTCACACAACCGCTTGACGATGTCGAGCGCCACGTACTTCAAAGGACGACAGTGATGGGTCGCTCGCAGGTTTTGCCTGTTGGTGATGGGAGCAAAGGCACCTTCTATTTAGATGGTGCGCACACGTATGAAAGCTTAAGGTGCGCCACCCGCTGgtttgtgaaggaaagcaCCAAGAGGACTTGTGATAGCAAGCCGAGGCGTGTCCTGTTGATGTACTCGTCACGGCAGCCAGAACGTATTGTCGAGGCGTTCAGACCCTTTGTTGATAGCTTCTCCAAGGCCGTATTCGTTTGTGCTCTCGATCCAAAGGGAATGAGGGAGATATGGAAGAACAACTCTGACGCTTACACTCAGGACAAAGCCACCGGACTAATAAGATGTTGGAAGACGCTGTGTGGGGCAGTCCCTTGCTTTTCACGGGCGGCACCGTTCGTGTCGCTAGAGGAGGTCGTTGAAGTTGTTTCTGCGGCATCTAGCGATGACGAAGACACGTCAAAACCAGTTCAAGTGTTTGTTACGGggtcgttttttttggtttccgACATTGTGAACTTGTATGACTCGCAGGGGTCTTAA